From the Papaver somniferum cultivar HN1 chromosome 2, ASM357369v1, whole genome shotgun sequence genome, the window aaaaagaaaagaaaaatcaattttctccttcttcttcttcttcttcttcttcttcttctcttctcattcataaatcatgataaagatgatgattataaaaataataataataataataatctattATTTGCAATTTCCTCTTTTATTCTTCTGCATCGCAGCGCAATGAAGATGACGATcataaaagaaaaaaccaaaaaaaaccaccatatatttttgtttttgattgcaaaaaaaaatcgatttgattttgttagggttaaaaaaaaattgaaactgtttacggttgggagttcttaaTTTCTAAACTGTAAATCATATTTTTTACATCTTAGAAAATAAGATTTCCTAACGGTAATTAggtttacggttgggaaaattaaAATTCATAGTTGTAAAATATTTTTTACGGTTAGGATTCCTAGCTATAAGCGATTATGATTATCACAAAAATAGACGAAAAAACAGAGGTTGGGTTTCGGTTAGATTTTCCAAGCCGTAAAGCAGGTATACGATTCGGGAAATTAAAATTCCCAGCCGTAGAATGTTATTTACGCTTAGGATTTCCTAGCCATAAGTGATTCTGATAgtcagaaaaaaaagaaaaatacagatTTTGGATTTCAGCTAGGATTTCCCTGCATGACTAGTACTTTCGGGTAAGAGTTCTTAATTTCCCGGCCAAAAAATGTCGGTTACGGCTGGAATGTAATGTTTTCCTAGCCGTAACTGCAATAAAAACCCATCTTTTTAACGGATTGGACTAGGTTTTACTGACTAGTTTGAAGTTATGTATCATCATATTTCTTTagcttttcaaaaaaataaaataaattactcaTTCTCTTtgcaaataaaaacaaaaaacaatttatttttttattttctaaatattaaTCGAATCACTAATTAAGTCAATGTAATCATTAATCTTTAATTAATGCACTTAATTATTTGTAATAACACTAATCAAGAGTATATTAGACATTACTAGCCCTGAGATTatataaaagaaacaaaaactaggaAGCCTTGTTTGGAATCTTCCAGACAACTCGGACTCTGTCTGATCTTAAATTCTGAGATCATACAACTATATTAAATGTAGACATCCTCTTGACCGAAATATCAGCACCAAATAACCTTCGATTTGATCTTGCTTTCGATAGGGGCTTGAAATGATTAAACCCACTGCATCTGGAAACTAGGCAATGACCAATCGACTTACATAACAGAGGACTAATGGTACCCTGACACTCTAGAGTTTAGAAATACTCAGCTGCATGTTAACATTTTCGTAGTTAGTCACCTTGTTGACGTTGCAAACCAGTCTTGGAATGTTAACGTCCTTCACTTCATATTTGAACAAAGTACTGTCCATACCATCTGTCAAATCCCTATTAATAAATGACACTATCAAGTGAAAACTAAAATAAGATAGCAAATTTACTAATGCCTCTCTCTATCATAGCATCAAAAGTTTTGAGACAATTACCAATTCCCCCGGATTAAATTTGGAATATGGAAACTGCCTCTAAAGTAATTTTATTTATATTCAAATGCATGCATATTATGGTCCCTATAACTGATAAACTTTCCAAGTATATTTACATGTCAAACACATGCTCCTTTTGTTCTCAACCAAATGAAACTCTGAAGCATATATTTATGGAATGTCAATTTGCTAGGAGTGTCTGGTTTGCCTCTTCTGCAAACTCTTTTGTGCTTGTCATCCCTAACTTGTATTTGCAGCAATGGATCTTAAGTTGAAGTACCAATATAGTTGGTTGGAACAACGAATTTGGTCTTTAAAATGCTTTCTTTGCCGCTGCAGTTTGGCACATTTCATTAGCAAGATGTGATAAGGTGTTTAGAGAAATCAATACGAACCCCCAAAATACATATGCAAGAGTTGGATTGTTCTTGAAGGAGAATTGGCAAGTCAAccaaagcaaaaggaaaaactcACAGTTAAAAACGACACCAACTTAAACGAAGCAATGGAACTATCTAGATTCATGAATTTCCAAAATCAACATTGCTACTAAATGGTACCAGTCAAATAAACTTATGAAAACAACAACACTGGACAGGTATTAGCGCTATCGAGGCGTGGAAATGGGAGTTACAACTTCAAAGCTCTCACCATCAACCTTAAAGCTAACAACAACAACCTAATTAAGTTCATTTCAGGACTTCCAAGTAGTATGAATTGATAAGCTAAAGCTCTATGGGAAGACATTCTTAATCTTTTGAATGTTTCTATTTCTTCAAACTTTTTATTTACTATTTAATTAGTAAACCTGCAAACCAGCATCAATTGCATTAGTTGCTACTTCTACTAATGCAACAACTACATGTAACTATGTGGGTTATCCTCTGGTTTGTATTTTTGATCTCCTTGATCAGGATAGAGGGACCAACTATGCTCAAAACTATCAACACTAAATTTGTTTTGACTATTAATTTTAATCTAAGGGTTTtcttataagaaaaaaaacaaaaaacgctAAGCCGTTTTCATTTTCATACAAAATCCAGAAAAAATGACCGGGCCACTGAACAAGTACGCCCACACACACGGGAAAAGCTTGGACAGTTGATGCTTGATTCAACTCGGTagaaacttttttttgttttttttctttcttgataGATCTGAAGAAACCCTCCTCCTCCAAAAGGAGAGATGCCAAAAGTCCAATATTGATCTCAAATCTCTTCTGTAACTGGTAAATCGAACTCGCCGGAACTTTTCAACCCACGGGAAAAAAATTTTTATAACAGTTGCAGTAACGAAGATAATCACCATGCATTGAGAAAAACTTGAAACAAAACACATACAATAACAAACCAAAAGATCAAGGCTCGAGCATTAAACACCGGTAAATCACTAATTAAGCCTAAAACATATAAAATGAAAGCTGGAACATAAACAAATAGAGAACTTCTGCACCAATGTGAAGAGCAAATCTGAGCAAACGCTGAGGGAGGAGAGAGCAACTTTTTTCGTtgacaacaaatttcatctataacGATCAATTAAGTAGATTGATTATGAACTTTCACTGCCAAATTGTCGACTTCGTCTTGTCCTCCATATCGTCTGCGTCTTTGTTGCAACGAGCGTAATGCATTCACAAATTCTTTCTCGCCGAAATCAGGCCACATACAATTCTCAAAGTGAAGTTCAGAATAAGCTAATTGCCACATTAGGAAGTCACTGATCCTGTGTTCACCACTAGTTATGATGAGTAGATCAGGGTAGGGGAATTCTGTAATCTTTGTTCGAAGTTCTTGATTCATTATATTCCCATCGATGTCTTCTGGGTTGATGAGATTGTCTTTTACTTTGCGAGAAATAGCTTGGTAGGCTTGTAAAATGTCTTCCCTTCCACCATAGTTAATGGACAGAATCGCATGAAGCCTCGTGTTCTTCTTCGAGGCTTCTGTTATCTTAGTTATCGCTGCTTGTAGTCCAGTTGGCAGCTTTGTGGTATCGCCAATGATAGATACTCGAACATCGTTTCTGGTATATGGTTATGTTAGTGATACTGGTATACGAAACATGATGACTTCGGACAAATTCCTTGACGTTTAATATACGTACCTCATGCAAACATCCATGTCTCTCAAAAGGACTGTTTCGAATGCGTACATTAAAAAGTCAACCTCGATCTGAAAAACATAACAATATTCATCACGCAAGCTGTAGAAAAACCAAGATGGTGTTCGGGAGGTTGAATTATATGGAGCTAGGGAAAGAAATGACTAACTTGAGGTCGAAACCAGCAATTCGCGGTAGAGAATGCAAATGCCGTCAAGACCTTAATGCCCCATCTGCAACATAGTTCAGCCAGCTTTGCAAAACCATGTGAAGACTTGCTGTAGCCGAACACAGGTTCCAATCCTTGATTTTTTGCCCACCTTCGGTTGCCGTCTATTATCACTGCCACATGTTTAGGTAGACGTTCCCGACTTAGACCAGCTGGCAATTCCTCCAGATAATCCCAAACTTTAGTATCTCTTGAATCAGTTGATCTAACAGCAAGTTCTTCCATAGCTTTGGCAATTTGTTCTTCGACACCCACTACCTTCTCCATGTCGTATGCAGATTCATAATGAGATTATGAAGAATTGAGAAGCCTATTTAACTTAGCTTCTGAAAGTTAAATTACATGTTAAATAGTCTCATCTGGATATGAAACTCGAGTGACCAACTCCTTGGCAGCTGTCCTAAcgttcttttctatatatattataTCAGACAGACACAGCACAACAATGATCACATGCATGCACGTCATAAGCAACTTACATATACAGTACTAAGATTTATGCACATTAAAACCTGGCCGGATTGGGGTAATAGGGTATACCTGATTTTAGGTGGACTCTTTTTAAGGACTAAGATGGTGTTCAAATGGATGAAGTTACAAAATTATTCTTACTCATTATATTTAAAATTACCCTAATTATTTCACTTTTATCAACTCATTTTTATTTCGTCTTCTCCTCTTCCCTCTTCTCCTCTATCATACCGACCTCCCCCATCAGACCTCCATcgaaaactcgtcgattaatcgTCAAATTTGAAGTCGAGTGTGAAACAAAGTTATAGAAGACCTAGTTCCGAAGACCTTGGCATTGGAAAATCAGTTCAATACAAACGAAAGAAAAAAACAGTTAAAAAAGAAGAAATTACTGAAACTTCATGAAACCAAAGAAGTGACGCAATTGAGAAAGTAAGTGACTACTTAAACTCACTGCAGTACTTCAATTTTTTGTTtacatgtcaaattaggtcagaaaattaGAATTTCTAAATTTGCAGTTATGTAACCGGCATGGTGTCTGTTCGACGACCTTGCCAGCTTTTCATATTTAGGAGTAGTCGTTGTCTTCTGGGTTCAATATCATGCCAACTTTTCATATCTGGAAATGCCATTTACAGGATCATCACGATGTTCAACCTTAAAACCTTACCAACTAAATGTAGTTTTATTATTCGTTCGTTCTTGAAATTCCTAACCTGCCTACTAATATTGTGAAAATCCTTGTGTTTCCCGAGTCCCATTTGGTTATTAGCCGACATCTTATTTGAATACATCCCCGCCTACTATTTATTAGTTGGCACTATATAAATTATAGACTTTGACGACTAATTGCCGACCAAAACCAAGTTTGTTTAGGTACTTTTTTGTTATTCGTCGTTACTGTTGTTTCTTTACACTACACCAAAATGAGAATTTGTAACACAGAAAGGCCACACTTATTTGTGTAACAACAGATGTCACACAAATATGCGTAACAAGATCGAAAATGTTACAATAATTTTGTTACAGTTTTTAGTGTGACAACTATTTTCAGTTATTTTTTTTCGGAGGAGATAAagttaaaaaagaaagaaaagaaaggaagCCACGTACTAGTTTCACCTTTAACTTTTGCATCCTCTGGCCGACTCTCATTCTATCAGTTTTCTTCTCTCCATAAGGAATATCCATGACCCCTGAAATTGAATCATCAAAAAACATGGTTTTTCTCGTTTTTCTCGTTTTTCTCTTAGAATTTATGGAGCACTagacgaagaagaattttttCTAAGATTTACGaaaacaaaaattatttaaaGATGCCTGAAAATTCCAGGAAAAAAATGAACAACTTTCAAGATTTAGAAGCAGGTCGCACCTTTATATCAAAAAGAAGTGATTATACAAATGGACAACAAAATCTTGCACATGTTGTAACATCGGGTATTTTCAAATTAATAGAAATGTTTCTCCCTTTAGATGTCTACTTATTACCATGGTACTCACAAAAATCCACTTAGTGAGTAACACTCACTTAGTTTAGTCGGCACCTAATATCATTGTCGTCCCTGAAGACTAAGCCTATTTGTTATTTAGTC encodes:
- the LOC113353422 gene encoding dehydrodolichyl diphosphate synthase 2-like, with the translated sequence MEKVVGVEEQIAKAMEELAVRSTDSRDTKVWDYLEELPAGLSRERLPKHVAVIIDGNRRWAKNQGLEPVFGYSKSSHGFAKLAELCCRWGIKVLTAFAFSTANCWFRPQIEVDFLMYAFETVLLRDMDVCMRNDVRVSIIGDTTKLPTGLQAAITKITEASKKNTRLHAILSINYGGREDILQAYQAISRKVKDNLINPEDIDGNIMNQELRTKITEFPYPDLLIITSGEHRISDFLMWQLAYSELHFENCMWPDFGEKEFVNALRSLQQRRRRYGGQDEVDNLAVKVHNQST